In the Gammaproteobacteria bacterium genome, one interval contains:
- the rlmE gene encoding 23S rRNA (uridine(2552)-2'-O)-methyltransferase RlmE, with amino-acid sequence MQQSHSSKRWLKEHQDDIYVKRARSAGYRSRSVYKLLEIDDRDRLLAAAKVVVDLGAAPGGWSQVALERIGGKGRVVATDILPMEPLASVEFIQGDFCDDAVLARIVATVGECGADLVMSDMAPNMSGVRNVDQPRAMYLSELALDLARRLLGEGGDFLAKVFQGEGFDEYIRDMRRDFDKVLTRKPKASRPRSREVYVLGRGYGV; translated from the coding sequence ATGCAACAGTCCCATAGCAGTAAGCGGTGGCTCAAGGAACACCAGGATGACATCTATGTCAAACGGGCAAGGAGCGCAGGTTACCGTTCGCGGTCGGTCTACAAGCTGCTGGAGATAGACGATCGGGACCGTTTGCTGGCGGCGGCGAAGGTGGTGGTGGACCTGGGGGCCGCACCGGGCGGGTGGTCGCAGGTGGCCTTGGAGCGTATCGGCGGTAAAGGACGGGTGGTGGCGACCGACATTCTTCCAATGGAACCTCTGGCGAGTGTCGAGTTCATACAAGGAGATTTCTGTGACGATGCCGTGCTGGCACGGATCGTCGCTACCGTGGGGGAATGCGGTGCGGATCTTGTAATGTCCGACATGGCGCCCAATATGAGTGGAGTAAGGAATGTGGATCAGCCCCGGGCCATGTACCTTTCGGAACTCGCCCTGGACCTGGCGCGGCGATTGCTAGGCGAGGGGGGTGATTTCCTGGCGAAGGTATTCCAGGGTGAAGGATTCGATGAGTATATCAGGGACATGCGCCGGGACTTCGACAAGGTCCTGACGCGGAAACCCAAGGCGTCCCGCCCGCGCTCGCGAGAGGTTTATGTGCTCGGACGGGGCTATGGTGTATAG
- the greA gene encoding transcription elongation factor GreA, whose amino-acid sequence MSKSPMTVRGAERLREELKRLKQEDRPRVIKAIAEARAHGDLKENAEYHAAREQQSFIEGRIAEIEGKLSHAHVIDVTQVDAKGRVVFGATVELLDLATDEEVRYQLVGEDEADIKAGLISVGSPFARALIGKREGDEVTIQTPSGRKEYELLAVEYI is encoded by the coding sequence ATGAGCAAATCCCCCATGACGGTGCGCGGCGCCGAGCGCCTGCGCGAGGAACTCAAGCGCCTCAAGCAGGAAGACCGGCCGCGGGTCATCAAGGCCATCGCCGAGGCGCGGGCCCACGGCGACCTCAAGGAGAATGCCGAGTACCACGCGGCGCGGGAGCAGCAATCCTTCATCGAAGGCCGCATCGCCGAGATCGAGGGCAAATTGTCCCATGCCCATGTCATCGACGTGACGCAGGTGGATGCCAAGGGCCGGGTGGTGTTCGGGGCCACCGTGGAGCTGCTGGACCTGGCCACCGATGAAGAGGTGCGCTATCAGCTCGTCGGCGAGGACGAGGCCGATATCAAGGCAGGACTCATCTCCGTCGGTTCTCCCTTCGCCCGTGCCCTGATAGGGAAGCGGGAAGGGGACGAGGTGACCATTCAGACCCCTTCGGGACGGAAGGAGTACGAGCTGCTGGCGGTGGAGTACATCTGA
- the carB gene encoding carbamoyl-phosphate synthase large subunit, protein MPKREDIHSVLIIGAGPIIIGQACEFDYSGAQACKALREEGFRVILVNSNPATIMTDPGMADATYIEPVVWQTVARIIERERPDALLPTMGGQTALNCALDLAREGVLEKYGVELIGASRDAIDKAEDRERFRVAMNSIGLETPNSALAHSMEEANQVQASIGFPTIIRPSFTLGGSGGGIAYNKEEFTEICERGLDLSPTNELLIEESVLGWKEFEMEVVRDKNDNCIIVCSIENVDAMGVHTGDSITVAPAQTLTDKEYQIMRDASIAVLREIGVETGGSNVQFGINPDDGRMVIIEMNPRVSRSSALASKATGFPIARVAAKLAVGYTLDELENEITGGATPASFEPTIDYVVTKIPRFTFEKFPQAQATLTTQMKSVGEVMAIGRNFQESLQKALRGLETGADGLTPKMSGEPGKAVHDQLRSFLREPGPERIWYVADAFRYGFSLADVYELSFIDPWFLAQVEDLVAAEQALAGRALADVDRVQLRRLKRQGFSDHRLASLVGCREDEMRKHRWALELHPVYKRVDTCAAEFGTSTGYMYSTYEEVCEAEPTERQKIMVLGGGPNRIGQGIEFDYCCVQAAFAMREDGYETIMVNCNPETVSTDFDTSDRLYFEPLTLEDVLEIIEVERPTGIIVQYGGQTPLKLARDLEAAGAPIIGTSPDSIDLAEDRERFQRLVQQLGLRQPPNRTARDADEAARLGAEIGYPLVVRPSYVLGGRGMEVVYSEEDLMQYIREAVAVSNESPVLLDRFLEDAVEVDVDAVCDGSDVVVGGIMEHIEQAGVHSGDSACSLPPYNLSQHSQDIIRRQTAELARALKVVGLMNIQFAIQGEDVYLLEVNPRASRTVPFVSKATGISLAKVAARCMVGTTLVEQGVTEERVPRYFSVKEAVFPFAKFPGVDLLLGPEMKSTGEVMGVGRTFGEAFGKATLAAGDKVPTKGRVFLSVRDMDKPQVVEVARDLQNLGFELVATGGTASVIVASGINVARVNKVTEGRPHIVDMLKNGEIKLIVNTTSGKEAIADSYTIRRTALKHKVMYTTTMAAAKALVMAMKAPHTQEVNRLQDLHVEAGA, encoded by the coding sequence ATGCCCAAAAGAGAAGACATTCACAGCGTACTCATCATCGGCGCCGGCCCCATCATCATCGGCCAGGCCTGCGAGTTCGATTATTCGGGGGCCCAGGCCTGCAAGGCGCTCAGGGAGGAGGGCTTCCGCGTCATCCTGGTGAACTCCAATCCCGCCACCATCATGACGGATCCCGGCATGGCGGATGCGACCTACATCGAACCCGTGGTGTGGCAGACGGTAGCGAGGATCATCGAGCGGGAACGTCCCGACGCCCTGCTGCCCACCATGGGCGGTCAGACGGCCCTGAACTGCGCCCTCGATCTGGCCCGGGAAGGGGTGCTCGAGAAATATGGTGTGGAACTCATCGGTGCCAGTCGGGACGCCATCGACAAGGCCGAGGATCGGGAGCGCTTCCGTGTGGCCATGAACTCCATCGGCCTGGAGACGCCCAATTCGGCCTTGGCCCACAGCATGGAGGAGGCCAACCAGGTTCAGGCCAGTATCGGCTTTCCTACCATCATCCGGCCGTCCTTCACCCTGGGCGGCAGCGGCGGCGGCATCGCCTACAACAAAGAGGAGTTCACCGAGATCTGCGAGCGCGGCCTGGACCTCTCCCCCACCAACGAGTTGCTCATCGAGGAGTCGGTGTTGGGCTGGAAGGAGTTCGAGATGGAGGTGGTGCGGGACAAGAACGACAACTGCATCATCGTCTGTTCCATCGAGAACGTGGACGCCATGGGGGTCCATACCGGCGATTCCATCACCGTGGCGCCGGCCCAGACTCTGACGGACAAGGAATACCAGATCATGCGCGATGCCTCCATCGCCGTGTTGCGCGAGATCGGCGTGGAGACGGGCGGTTCCAACGTCCAGTTCGGCATCAATCCCGATGACGGGCGCATGGTCATCATCGAGATGAACCCCCGGGTGTCCCGTTCCTCCGCCCTGGCCTCCAAGGCCACCGGTTTCCCCATCGCCCGGGTGGCCGCCAAGCTGGCGGTGGGCTATACCCTGGACGAACTCGAGAACGAGATCACCGGCGGCGCCACCCCGGCCTCCTTCGAGCCCACCATCGACTACGTGGTGACCAAGATCCCGCGTTTTACCTTCGAGAAGTTCCCCCAGGCCCAGGCCACCCTCACCACCCAGATGAAGTCGGTGGGGGAGGTGATGGCCATCGGGCGTAACTTCCAGGAGTCCCTGCAGAAGGCGTTGCGGGGCCTCGAGACGGGGGCCGACGGCCTCACCCCCAAGATGTCCGGCGAGCCGGGCAAGGCGGTCCACGACCAGTTGCGCAGCTTCCTGCGGGAACCCGGGCCCGAGCGCATCTGGTACGTGGCGGATGCCTTCCGCTATGGCTTCTCCCTGGCGGACGTCTACGAACTCAGCTTCATCGACCCGTGGTTCCTGGCTCAGGTGGAGGACCTGGTGGCCGCCGAGCAGGCCCTGGCCGGGCGCGCCCTCGCGGATGTGGATCGAGTGCAGTTGCGGCGCCTCAAGCGCCAGGGCTTCTCGGACCATCGTCTCGCCAGTCTGGTGGGGTGCCGTGAAGATGAGATGCGCAAGCACCGCTGGGCGCTGGAGTTGCATCCCGTTTACAAGCGGGTGGACACCTGCGCCGCCGAGTTCGGCACCTCCACCGGCTACATGTACTCCACCTACGAGGAGGTCTGCGAGGCCGAGCCCACGGAACGCCAGAAGATCATGGTGCTCGGCGGTGGTCCCAACCGCATCGGCCAGGGTATCGAGTTCGATTACTGCTGCGTGCAGGCGGCCTTCGCCATGCGCGAGGACGGCTATGAGACCATCATGGTCAACTGCAACCCGGAGACGGTTTCCACGGACTTCGATACCTCGGATCGGCTCTATTTCGAGCCCCTGACTCTCGAGGATGTGCTGGAGATCATCGAAGTGGAGCGTCCCACTGGCATCATCGTCCAGTATGGTGGCCAGACCCCCTTGAAGCTGGCACGGGATCTGGAGGCGGCCGGCGCACCCATCATCGGCACCTCGCCGGACTCCATCGACCTGGCGGAAGACCGCGAGCGCTTCCAGCGCCTCGTTCAGCAACTGGGATTGCGGCAGCCGCCAAACCGCACCGCCCGTGACGCCGACGAGGCGGCGCGACTGGGGGCCGAGATCGGCTATCCTCTGGTGGTGCGACCCTCCTATGTGCTGGGCGGCCGGGGCATGGAAGTGGTGTACAGCGAGGAGGACCTCATGCAGTACATCCGCGAGGCGGTGGCGGTGTCCAACGAATCCCCCGTGCTGCTCGACCGCTTTCTGGAGGATGCGGTGGAGGTGGACGTGGACGCCGTGTGCGACGGTAGCGACGTGGTGGTGGGCGGCATCATGGAACACATCGAGCAGGCGGGCGTGCATTCGGGGGATTCGGCCTGTTCCCTGCCGCCCTACAACCTCTCGCAACACAGCCAGGACATCATCCGTCGCCAGACGGCGGAACTGGCCAGGGCCCTGAAGGTGGTGGGGCTGATGAATATCCAGTTCGCCATCCAGGGGGAAGACGTCTACCTGCTGGAGGTCAACCCGCGGGCATCCCGCACCGTGCCTTTCGTCTCCAAGGCCACGGGTATCTCCCTGGCCAAGGTGGCCGCCCGCTGCATGGTGGGCACGACCCTGGTGGAACAGGGGGTCACGGAGGAACGCGTGCCGCGCTATTTTTCGGTCAAGGAGGCGGTGTTCCCCTTCGCCAAGTTCCCGGGTGTCGACCTGTTGCTGGGCCCTGAAATGAAATCCACGGGTGAGGTGATGGGCGTGGGTCGCACCTTCGGCGAGGCCTTCGGCAAGGCCACCCTGGCGGCCGGCGACAAGGTTCCCACCAAGGGCCGGGTATTCCTGAGCGTGCGGGACATGGACAAGCCCCAGGTGGTGGAGGTGGCCCGCGACCTCCAGAATCTCGGCTTCGAGCTGGTGGCCACCGGTGGCACCGCGTCCGTGATCGTGGCGTCGGGCATCAACGTGGCCCGCGTCAACAAGGTGACCGAGGGACGCCCCCATATCGTGGATATGCTCAAGAACGGCGAGATCAAGTTGATCGTGAATACCACCTCCGGCAAGGAGGCCATTGCGGATTCCTATACCATCCGCCGCACCGCCCTGAAGCACAAGGTGATGTATACCACCACCATGGCTGCGGCCAAGGCTCTCGTGATGGCCATGAAGGCCCCCCACACCCAAGAGGTCAATCGCCTGCAGGACCTGCACGTGGAGGCCGGCGCATGA
- the ftsH gene encoding ATP-dependent zinc metalloprotease FtsH, which produces MAKNLILWVVIALVLMSVFNNFGPRRVAAETLPYSDFIAQVKSGQVQKVYMEGRNITGVTHSNERFSTYSPETDNRALVGDLLESGVTIEAKPPEQQSVLMQIFISWFPMLLLIGVWIFFMRQMQGGGGGRGALSFGKSKARLLGEDQIKITFNDVAGVDEAKEEVVELVEFLKDPGKFQKLGGKIPKGVLMVGSPGTGKTLLAKAIAGEAKVPFFSISGSDFVEMFVGVGASRVRDMFEQAKKQSPCIIFIDEIDAVGRHRGAGLGGGHDEREQTLNQLLVEMDGFEGTEGVIVIAATNRPDVLDPALLRPGRFDRQVVVPLPDIRGREQILKVHMRKVPLGQDVQATIIARGTPGFSGADLANLVNEASLFAARANKRLVEMEDFEKAKDKIMMGVERKAMVMSDDEKKLTAYHEAGHAIVGLSVPSHDPVYKVSIIPRGRALGITMFLPEEDRYSLSKERLESQISSLFGGRLAEELIFGAERVTTGASNDIYRATEIARNMVTRWGLSSRLGPLTYSEEEGEVFLGHSVTQHKTVSEETAHVIDEEIRSVINRNYERAKQILENGMDKLHVMAGALIKYETIDTGQIKDIMEGKEPRPPKDWSDDGPTGNDGAAVEDGKKAEGKPSEGTIGGPASLH; this is translated from the coding sequence ATGGCTAAAAACCTGATTCTCTGGGTGGTCATCGCGCTGGTGCTGATGTCCGTATTCAATAATTTCGGTCCCCGGCGCGTGGCCGCGGAGACCCTTCCGTACTCCGATTTCATCGCCCAGGTGAAATCAGGTCAGGTACAGAAGGTGTACATGGAGGGCCGTAACATAACGGGCGTTACCCACAGCAATGAGCGCTTTTCCACCTACAGCCCGGAGACCGACAACCGGGCGCTGGTGGGGGATCTGCTCGAGAGCGGCGTGACCATCGAGGCCAAGCCGCCGGAGCAGCAGTCCGTATTGATGCAGATCTTCATCTCCTGGTTCCCCATGCTGTTGCTCATCGGTGTATGGATATTCTTCATGCGCCAGATGCAGGGCGGCGGTGGCGGTCGGGGCGCCCTGTCCTTCGGCAAGAGCAAGGCGCGTCTGCTGGGAGAGGATCAGATCAAGATCACCTTCAACGATGTGGCGGGTGTCGATGAGGCCAAGGAAGAGGTGGTGGAACTCGTGGAGTTCCTCAAGGATCCGGGTAAGTTCCAGAAACTTGGCGGCAAGATTCCCAAAGGTGTGCTCATGGTGGGCTCGCCCGGTACTGGTAAGACCCTGTTGGCCAAGGCCATCGCCGGGGAGGCCAAGGTGCCCTTCTTCTCCATTTCCGGTTCCGACTTCGTGGAGATGTTCGTGGGTGTCGGCGCTTCCCGCGTGCGGGACATGTTCGAGCAGGCGAAGAAGCAGTCGCCCTGCATCATCTTCATCGACGAGATCGACGCGGTGGGCCGCCATCGCGGCGCCGGCCTCGGCGGTGGGCACGATGAGCGTGAACAGACCCTGAACCAGCTGCTGGTGGAGATGGACGGCTTCGAGGGCACCGAAGGCGTGATCGTCATCGCCGCCACCAACCGCCCCGACGTACTCGACCCGGCCCTGTTGCGCCCGGGCCGTTTCGACCGCCAGGTGGTGGTGCCCCTGCCCGATATCCGTGGCCGTGAGCAGATCCTGAAGGTGCACATGCGCAAGGTGCCCCTGGGCCAGGACGTCCAGGCCACCATCATCGCCCGCGGCACCCCCGGCTTCTCCGGCGCCGACCTGGCCAACCTCGTGAACGAGGCCTCCCTGTTTGCCGCCCGGGCCAACAAGCGCCTGGTGGAAATGGAAGACTTCGAGAAGGCCAAGGACAAGATCATGATGGGCGTGGAACGCAAGGCCATGGTCATGAGTGATGACGAGAAGAAGCTCACGGCCTACCATGAGGCCGGCCACGCCATCGTGGGTCTGTCGGTGCCGTCCCACGATCCGGTCTACAAGGTGAGCATCATCCCGCGCGGGCGGGCCCTGGGTATCACCATGTTCCTGCCCGAGGAGGACCGCTACAGCCTCAGCAAGGAGCGTCTGGAGAGCCAGATCTCCAGCCTCTTCGGTGGCCGTCTCGCCGAGGAGTTGATCTTCGGTGCCGAGCGCGTGACCACGGGGGCCTCCAACGACATCTACCGGGCCACGGAGATCGCCCGCAACATGGTCACCCGATGGGGGTTGTCATCCCGCCTCGGGCCCCTCACCTACAGCGAGGAAGAGGGCGAGGTGTTCCTCGGCCACAGCGTGACCCAGCACAAGACCGTGTCCGAGGAGACGGCCCACGTCATCGATGAGGAGATCCGTTCCGTCATCAATCGCAACTACGAGCGCGCGAAGCAGATCCTCGAGAACGGCATGGACAAGCTTCACGTGATGGCCGGTGCCCTCATCAAGTATGAGACCATCGATACCGGCCAGATCAAGGACATCATGGAAGGCAAGGAGCCCCGGCCGCCCAAGGACTGGTCGGACGACGGCCCCACCGGCAATGATGGGGCCGCCGTTGAGGACGGCAAGAAAGCCGAGGGCAAGCCTTCTGAGGGTACCATCGGTGGGCCGGCCAGCCTGCACTAG
- a CDS encoding YhbY family RNA-binding protein: MLSGKEKNDLRGRAHGMRPVVTVGAGGAGPGVLAELEAALQAHQLVKVKLPSSDRYERAALADHLCTASGAELVQTMGRMAVLYRARQDDP, translated from the coding sequence ATGCTGTCAGGAAAAGAGAAAAACGACCTGCGTGGCCGGGCCCATGGCATGCGCCCCGTGGTCACCGTGGGGGCCGGTGGTGCCGGGCCGGGTGTCCTGGCCGAGTTGGAAGCGGCCCTCCAGGCCCACCAGTTGGTCAAGGTCAAGTTGCCCTCGTCTGATCGTTACGAACGGGCCGCCCTGGCGGATCATCTGTGCACCGCCAGCGGTGCCGAACTGGTACAGACCATGGGGCGCATGGCGGTGCTGTACCGGGCGCGCCAGGACGACCCCTGA
- the tpiA gene encoding triose-phosphate isomerase: MRQPFVAGNWKMNGSRDSAKSLVEGVVAGVQGLGAEVAVCPPCVYLEQVGRLVDGSAVKLGAQNMAKEEPGAFTGEVAGAMLRDMGCHYVILGHSERRSLYGEDDAVVAAKTGRALADGLSPIVCVGELLDERQTGTTEVVIGRQLDAVLDAVGAAGIARGVIAYEPVWAIGTGMTATPEQAQEVHAFIRARVAKHDTGVAAGLRILYGGSVKGDNAEGLFGQPDIDGGLIGGASLKVDDFVAICRAAD; this comes from the coding sequence ATGCGCCAGCCATTTGTAGCCGGCAACTGGAAGATGAACGGTTCGCGTGATAGCGCGAAAAGCCTGGTGGAGGGCGTCGTGGCCGGCGTCCAGGGTCTCGGTGCCGAGGTGGCGGTGTGTCCCCCCTGCGTTTATTTGGAGCAGGTGGGCCGGCTCGTGGACGGCTCCGCAGTCAAACTGGGCGCCCAGAACATGGCCAAGGAGGAACCGGGGGCCTTTACCGGCGAGGTGGCCGGTGCCATGCTGCGGGACATGGGTTGTCACTACGTGATCCTCGGTCATTCGGAGCGCCGCAGCCTGTACGGCGAGGACGATGCCGTGGTGGCCGCCAAGACCGGCCGCGCGCTCGCCGACGGGCTCTCTCCCATCGTCTGCGTGGGGGAGTTGCTGGATGAGCGCCAGACGGGTACCACCGAAGTGGTGATAGGCCGGCAGTTGGACGCCGTACTCGACGCGGTGGGGGCGGCAGGCATCGCTCGCGGCGTCATCGCCTACGAGCCGGTGTGGGCCATCGGCACGGGCATGACCGCGACCCCGGAGCAGGCCCAGGAGGTCCATGCCTTCATTCGCGCTCGCGTGGCGAAGCATGATACGGGAGTGGCCGCCGGCCTGCGCATTCTCTACGGCGGCAGCGTCAAGGGCGATAATGCCGAGGGTCTGTTCGGCCAACCCGATATCGACGGCGGTTTGATTGGGGGTGCCTCCCTCAAGGTCGATGACTTCGTGGCCATCTGTCGGGCGGCGGACTGA
- the glmM gene encoding phosphoglucosamine mutase, with amino-acid sequence MSSERKYFGTDGIRGAVGTYPITPEFMLRLGWAAGRVLAREGQGKVVIGKDTRISGYMFESALEAGLSAAGIDIALLGPMPTPAIAYLTQTLHAQAGIVISASHNPYFDNGIKFFSASGRKLPDAVEEAIEAELDKPMVTVSSKDLGKAERVRDVDGRYIEYCKSTFPNGASLRGFRIVVDCANGATYKVAPSVFDELGAEVMSIGAEPDGLNINEDCGATRPETLCAEVLKQGAHIGIALDGDGDRVIMVDHNGEVVDGDEILFIIARNLHDLGELRGSVVGTLMSNLGLEVALGELGLMMERTKVGDRYIIERLEDTGWSLGGESSGHIICRDRTTTGDGIVAALQVLAAMGRTGKSLAELKSGMSKFPQAMINVRLEQRLDVVRLPAVASGVRQVEEDLGAEGRVLLRLSGTEPLVRVMVEGRHAPVVQAAAESLAGLVEQAIAAGP; translated from the coding sequence GTGAGCAGTGAGCGCAAGTATTTCGGCACAGATGGTATCCGCGGGGCGGTAGGCACCTACCCCATAACACCGGAGTTCATGCTGCGCCTCGGCTGGGCGGCCGGTCGGGTATTGGCACGGGAAGGCCAGGGCAAGGTGGTGATCGGCAAGGACACCCGCATCTCCGGCTACATGTTCGAGTCGGCCCTGGAGGCGGGGCTTTCGGCCGCCGGCATCGACATCGCCCTGCTCGGTCCCATGCCCACGCCGGCCATCGCCTACCTGACCCAGACTCTCCATGCCCAGGCAGGGATCGTCATCAGCGCTTCCCATAACCCGTACTTCGACAACGGCATCAAGTTCTTCTCCGCCAGCGGCAGGAAACTCCCCGATGCGGTGGAGGAGGCCATAGAGGCGGAACTCGACAAGCCCATGGTCACTGTGTCCTCGAAGGACCTGGGTAAGGCGGAACGGGTCAGGGATGTGGACGGCCGCTATATCGAGTACTGCAAGAGCACCTTTCCCAATGGAGCCAGCCTGCGGGGCTTCCGCATCGTGGTGGATTGTGCCAACGGCGCCACCTACAAGGTGGCCCCCAGCGTCTTCGACGAGCTCGGTGCGGAGGTGATGAGCATCGGCGCGGAACCGGACGGCCTGAACATCAACGAGGATTGCGGGGCGACCCGGCCCGAGACCCTGTGTGCCGAGGTCCTGAAGCAGGGTGCCCATATCGGCATCGCGCTGGACGGCGACGGCGACCGGGTGATCATGGTGGACCACAACGGCGAGGTAGTGGACGGTGACGAGATACTCTTCATCATCGCCCGCAACCTGCACGATTTGGGCGAACTGCGGGGTTCGGTGGTGGGTACCCTGATGTCGAATCTGGGCCTCGAGGTGGCCCTCGGCGAACTGGGGCTGATGATGGAGCGCACCAAGGTGGGTGATCGCTACATCATCGAGCGCCTCGAGGATACGGGTTGGTCCCTGGGCGGTGAGAGTTCGGGTCATATCATCTGTCGCGATCGCACCACTACAGGCGATGGTATCGTTGCCGCCCTCCAGGTATTGGCGGCCATGGGGCGCACGGGCAAGTCACTGGCCGAGTTGAAGTCCGGCATGAGCAAGTTCCCGCAGGCCATGATCAACGTCCGGCTCGAGCAACGGCTGGATGTGGTGCGCCTGCCCGCGGTCGCTTCGGGAGTGCGCCAGGTCGAGGAGGACCTGGGCGCCGAAGGGCGGGTGTTGTTGCGGCTGTCGGGAACGGAGCCGCTGGTGAGGGTGATGGTGGAGGGGCGGCATGCCCCCGTGGTCCAGGCGGCGGCGGAGAGCCTCGCGGGCCTCGTGGAACAGGCCATCGCAGCCGGACCTTAG
- a CDS encoding thioredoxin family protein encodes MLFGIILMFPVLQAGFWLNTRRLRGRPAPEYLDLLEAGTAPPDQRVLFYFYSSHCGPCRTMTPRVEALETDFSNIVMVDIDEHDELTCRFGVSAVPSVIVVNEGRIERAMLGKQSERALRALLGTSPGTTRSGVDEGTS; translated from the coding sequence GTGTTGTTCGGGATCATCCTGATGTTTCCCGTGCTGCAGGCCGGCTTCTGGCTCAACACCCGGCGCCTGCGGGGGCGACCGGCGCCGGAATACCTGGATCTGCTGGAGGCCGGTACCGCCCCGCCGGACCAACGCGTCCTCTTCTACTTCTACAGTTCCCATTGCGGCCCATGCCGCACCATGACGCCGCGCGTAGAAGCCCTGGAGACCGATTTTTCTAACATCGTCATGGTCGACATCGACGAGCACGACGAGCTGACCTGCCGCTTTGGTGTCTCCGCGGTGCCATCCGTCATCGTGGTGAACGAGGGCAGGATTGAACGGGCCATGCTGGGCAAGCAGTCCGAAAGGGCCTTGCGCGCCCTCCTGGGCACGTCGCCAGGAACCACCCGCTCCGGAGTCGACGAAGGCACCTCGTAG